From a region of the Actinomadura luzonensis genome:
- a CDS encoding (Fe-S)-binding protein, producing the protein MRVALFITCVNDTLFPGTGKAVVSLLRRLGCEVDFPAAQTCCGQMHVNTGYRAEGVRLARHFTEVFAGYDAVVAPSGSCAAMVREQYPKLARPGSKGAAAIAEVAPKVYELTEFLLDVLKVEDVGAYFPHRVTYHPTCHSLRGLRLGDRPARLLAHVRGLELVPLPGAEECCGFGGTFAVKNPAVSAAMGADKTRNIMDTGAEVLCAADNSCLMHIGGTLRRQKTGVRTMHLAEILASTEESQ; encoded by the coding sequence GTGCGAGTCGCCCTGTTCATCACGTGCGTGAACGACACGCTCTTCCCCGGCACCGGCAAGGCCGTGGTGTCCCTGCTGCGCCGGCTCGGCTGCGAGGTGGACTTCCCGGCCGCCCAGACGTGCTGCGGCCAGATGCACGTCAACACGGGCTACCGCGCGGAGGGCGTGCGGCTCGCGCGCCACTTCACCGAGGTCTTCGCCGGGTACGACGCCGTGGTGGCCCCGTCCGGCTCGTGCGCGGCCATGGTGCGCGAGCAGTACCCCAAGCTGGCCAGGCCGGGCAGCAAGGGGGCCGCGGCGATCGCCGAGGTCGCGCCCAAGGTGTACGAGCTGACGGAGTTCCTGCTCGACGTGCTGAAGGTCGAGGACGTCGGCGCGTACTTCCCGCACCGCGTCACCTACCACCCGACCTGCCACTCGCTGCGCGGCCTGCGCCTCGGCGACCGCCCGGCCCGGCTGCTCGCCCACGTGCGCGGCCTGGAGCTGGTGCCGCTGCCGGGGGCCGAGGAGTGCTGCGGGTTCGGCGGCACGTTCGCGGTGAAGAACCCGGCGGTCTCGGCGGCGATGGGCGCGGACAAGACCCGCAACATCATGGACACCGGCGCCGAGGTGCTGTGCGCGGCCGACAACTCGTGCCTCATGCACATCGGCGGCACGCTGCGTCGGCAGAAGACGGGGGTGCGGACGATGCACCTGGCGGAGATCCTGGCGTCCACGGAGGAGAGCCAATGA
- a CDS encoding FadR/GntR family transcriptional regulator has protein sequence MKRTRTFEDVLAQIERRIAEDGLTAGDRLPAERQLAEQLGVSRSSVREALRVLETLGVVSSQVGRGPDAGAVLTARPDSALTDLLRLHLGLATLELREVIDTRHLIERWAAARAAAGRAGTESLAAALAGMDAARSAEEFVEHDIAFHCAIADASGNRLVAAIMRSLRDAMRRFSVEAVERLGDTAILRAGHLRILAAVEAGDPGEAAAAVSEHLADAYPALFPH, from the coding sequence GTGAAGCGCACCCGGACATTTGAGGACGTTCTGGCTCAGATCGAACGGCGGATCGCCGAGGACGGCCTCACCGCCGGCGACCGCCTGCCCGCCGAACGGCAGCTCGCCGAGCAGCTGGGGGTCAGCCGCTCCTCCGTCCGCGAGGCGCTGCGCGTGCTGGAGACGCTGGGCGTGGTGTCCTCCCAGGTCGGCCGCGGCCCGGACGCGGGCGCGGTGCTGACCGCGCGCCCCGACTCGGCGCTGACCGACCTGCTGCGCCTGCACCTCGGCCTGGCCACCCTCGAACTGCGCGAGGTCATCGACACCCGGCACCTGATCGAGCGGTGGGCCGCCGCCCGCGCGGCCGCCGGCCGGGCCGGCACCGAGTCCCTGGCCGCCGCGCTCGCCGGCATGGACGCCGCCCGCTCCGCCGAGGAGTTCGTGGAGCACGACATCGCCTTCCACTGCGCGATCGCCGACGCCTCCGGCAACCGCCTGGTCGCCGCCATCATGCGCTCGCTCAGGGACGCGATGCGCAGGTTCTCGGTCGAGGCGGTCGAACGCCTCGGCGACACCGCGATCCTGCGCGCCGGCCACCTGCGCATCCTGGCCGCCGTCGAGGCGGGCGACCCCGGCGAGGCCGCCGCGGCCGTCTCCGAGCACCTGGCCGACGCCTACCCGGCGCTCTTCCCTCACTGA
- a CDS encoding sulfatase family protein: MVAASASRPNVVLIVVDDLEAGTLAYFPNIQRQLVRQGASFDRFFVTNSWCCPSRASILRSQYVHSHGVLTNTAPEGGFDRFHTSGLERSTIGTWMQAAGYRTALMGKFLNHYPGRTAGETYVPPGWDEWAVPVTNLYEEYGYRLNENGGLTEHGWGREDYLSDVLADKSRAFIESSGKPFFLYLAPIAPHNPANAAWRHEEAFPQLSAPRTPSFNQADVSREPLWLRSRLPLSQEQIEAVDRRHRARLRAMLGVDDLVGTVVDALRASGHLDDTYLLFTSDNGFHLGTHRLPQGKTTPFEEAIKVPLVVRGPGVRRGSTITQMAATVDLAPTVAELGGAALPAFAEGRSLVPLLKGARPAAWRHNALIEFNRPVNRSSARQTPVPAYQALRTERYTFVRYDTGEKQLYDLQKDPYQLVNLASAADATLMAGLEARLNALVACSGASCRQADARQ, encoded by the coding sequence ATGGTGGCCGCGAGTGCGTCCCGGCCGAACGTCGTCCTCATCGTCGTGGACGACCTGGAGGCCGGCACGCTGGCGTACTTCCCGAACATCCAGCGCCAGCTCGTCCGCCAGGGCGCCTCGTTCGACCGGTTCTTCGTGACGAACTCCTGGTGCTGCCCGTCGCGCGCGTCGATCCTGCGCTCCCAGTACGTCCACAGCCACGGCGTGCTGACCAACACCGCGCCCGAGGGCGGCTTCGACCGGTTCCACACCTCCGGCCTGGAACGTTCCACGATCGGCACGTGGATGCAGGCGGCCGGCTACCGCACCGCCCTCATGGGCAAGTTCCTCAACCACTACCCGGGGCGCACCGCCGGCGAGACGTACGTGCCGCCCGGCTGGGACGAATGGGCGGTCCCCGTCACCAACCTCTACGAGGAGTACGGCTACCGCCTCAACGAGAACGGCGGCCTGACCGAGCACGGCTGGGGCCGCGAGGACTACCTGTCGGACGTGCTCGCCGACAAGAGCCGCGCCTTCATCGAGAGCTCGGGCAAGCCGTTCTTCCTCTACCTCGCGCCGATCGCGCCGCACAACCCGGCCAACGCCGCCTGGCGGCACGAGGAGGCGTTCCCGCAGCTCAGCGCGCCCCGCACGCCGTCGTTCAACCAGGCCGACGTCAGCCGCGAGCCGCTGTGGCTGCGCAGCCGGCTCCCGCTGTCGCAGGAGCAGATCGAGGCGGTCGACCGCCGCCACCGGGCCCGGCTGCGCGCCATGCTCGGCGTGGACGACCTGGTCGGCACCGTCGTCGACGCCCTCCGCGCGAGCGGGCACCTCGACGACACCTACCTCCTGTTCACCTCCGACAACGGCTTCCACCTGGGCACGCACCGGCTGCCGCAGGGCAAGACCACGCCGTTCGAGGAGGCGATCAAGGTCCCGCTGGTGGTGCGCGGCCCCGGCGTCCGGCGCGGCTCCACGATCACCCAGATGGCCGCCACCGTGGACCTCGCGCCCACCGTCGCCGAGCTGGGCGGGGCCGCGCTGCCCGCGTTCGCGGAGGGGCGGTCGCTGGTGCCGCTGCTCAAGGGGGCCAGGCCGGCGGCGTGGCGGCACAACGCGCTGATCGAGTTCAACCGGCCCGTCAACCGCTCGTCGGCCCGCCAGACGCCGGTGCCCGCCTACCAGGCGCTGCGCACCGAGCGCTACACCTTCGTCCGCTACGACACCGGCGAGAAGCAGCTCTACGACCTGCAGAAGGATCCGTACCAGCTGGTCAACCTGGCCTCCGCGGCCGACGCGACGCTGATGGCAGGGCTGGAGGCGCGGCTGAACGCGCTGGTGGCCTGCTCGGGGGCGAGCTGCCGGCAGGCCGACGCGCGTCAGTGA
- a CDS encoding LUD domain-containing protein, with amino-acid sequence MSATFLGMPGNFPKNSQQAVQNSQLRYNLRKATHTIRGKRASVVGELPDWAELRAAGKAIKDHTLRNLDRYLVQLERAVQDAGGTVHWARDAAEANRIVTELVQATGEREVVKVKSMATQEIELNQALAAAGITAYETDLAELIVQLGDDFPSHILVPAIH; translated from the coding sequence ATGAGCGCGACATTCCTCGGCATGCCCGGAAATTTCCCGAAAAACTCTCAGCAGGCCGTCCAGAACTCGCAGCTTCGCTACAACCTCCGCAAGGCCACCCACACCATCCGCGGCAAGCGCGCGAGCGTCGTCGGCGAGCTGCCCGACTGGGCGGAGCTGCGCGCCGCCGGCAAGGCCATCAAGGACCACACGCTCCGCAACCTCGACCGCTACCTGGTCCAGCTCGAACGCGCCGTGCAGGACGCCGGCGGCACCGTCCACTGGGCGCGCGACGCCGCCGAGGCCAACCGCATCGTGACCGAGCTGGTCCAGGCCACCGGCGAGCGCGAGGTCGTCAAGGTCAAGTCGATGGCCACCCAGGAGATCGAGCTCAACCAGGCGCTGGCCGCCGCGGGCATCACCGCGTACGAGACCGACCTCGCCGAGCTGATCGTGCAGCTCGGCGACGACTTCCCCAGCCACATCCTGGTCCCCGCGATCCAC